A window of Ruania suaedae contains these coding sequences:
- the rhaI gene encoding L-rhamnose isomerase, with product MTLPADTAQIRADLAAQTIELPSWAFGNSGTRFKVFSTPGVPRDPFEKIADVAQVHRYTGAAPRVSLHIPWDLVDDYEALAAHAGELGVTIGAINSNLFQEDVYKLGSLTHADPAVRRKAIDHHKQCIEVMHATGSTDLKLWLPDGTNYAGQDDIRGRQDRLAESLQEIYAALDPSHRLLIEYKFFEPYFYTMDIPDWGTSLVHCLALGDQAAVVLDTGHHAPGTNIEFIVAQLIRLGKLGAFDFNSRNYADDDLIVGAADPFQLFRIMNEIVANDALKAESGVNFMLDQCHNIEPKIPGQIRSVMNVQEATAKALLVDRQALREAQTAGDVLGANGILMDAYNTDVRPLLAQVRADQGLDEDPYAAFAASGYLESIAAERVGGQQAGWGA from the coding sequence ACTGCGCAGATCCGCGCAGACCTCGCCGCCCAGACCATCGAGCTCCCGTCGTGGGCGTTCGGCAACTCCGGCACCCGCTTCAAGGTGTTCTCCACCCCCGGCGTGCCGCGTGACCCGTTCGAGAAGATCGCCGACGTCGCCCAGGTGCACCGGTACACCGGCGCCGCCCCGCGCGTCTCGCTGCACATCCCGTGGGACCTCGTCGACGACTACGAGGCGCTCGCCGCCCACGCCGGCGAGCTCGGCGTGACGATCGGGGCGATCAACTCCAACCTCTTCCAGGAGGACGTCTACAAGCTGGGCTCGCTCACCCACGCCGACCCGGCGGTGCGCCGCAAGGCGATCGATCACCACAAGCAGTGCATCGAGGTGATGCACGCGACCGGCTCCACCGATCTGAAGCTGTGGCTGCCGGATGGCACCAACTACGCCGGCCAGGACGACATCCGTGGCCGCCAGGACCGCCTCGCGGAGTCGCTGCAGGAGATCTACGCCGCCCTCGACCCCAGCCACCGGCTGCTGATCGAGTACAAGTTCTTCGAGCCGTACTTCTACACGATGGACATCCCCGACTGGGGCACCTCGCTGGTGCACTGCCTCGCCCTGGGTGACCAGGCCGCCGTCGTGCTGGACACCGGGCACCACGCACCGGGCACGAACATCGAGTTCATCGTGGCCCAGCTCATCAGGCTCGGGAAGCTCGGTGCGTTCGACTTCAACTCCCGCAACTACGCCGACGACGACCTGATCGTGGGCGCTGCGGACCCGTTCCAGCTCTTCCGGATCATGAACGAGATCGTCGCCAACGACGCGCTGAAGGCCGAGTCCGGCGTGAACTTCATGCTCGACCAGTGCCACAACATCGAGCCGAAGATCCCCGGCCAGATCCGCTCGGTGATGAACGTGCAGGAGGCCACCGCCAAGGCGCTGCTCGTGGACCGGCAGGCCCTGCGCGAGGCGCAGACCGCCGGCGATGTGCTCGGCGCGAACGGGATCCTCATGGATGCCTACAACACCGACGTGCGCCCGCTCCTGGCTCAGGTGCGTGCGGACCAGGGCCTCGACGAGGACCCCTACGCCGCCTTCGCCGCCTCCGGCTATCTGGAGTCCATCGCCGCCGAGCGCGTCGGTGGGCAGCAGGCCGGCTGGGGCGCCTGA